GAATATTAGTAACTATTACTCTTTCTTCTCCAATTATATAATTTATTAATGAAGATTTACCTACATTAGGTTTCCCAACAACTGCCACCTTAATAATATCCTCATTATATTCGGTGTCTTTATTTTCAGGGAAGTTTTTAATAGTTTCATCTAATAAATCTCCTATTCCTAACCCTTGAGACGCTGATATAATAATGGGCTCACCTAAACCTAATTCATAGAACTCAAAAATTTCATTGGGAGTTTTATGAGTATCGACTTTATTGCAAACTAATAATATTTTTTTCCCTGATTTCCTCAATAAATTTCCTATTTCTTTATCTGTAGAAATAATTCCCTCCTTCCCATCTACTACAAATAATATTACATCGGCAGTTTCTACTGCAATTTCTACTTGTCTTTTAATTTCACTTAAAAATATATCCTCACTTAAAGGTTCTAAACCTCCCGTATCTATAAGGGTAAAATACTTATTTAGCCATTCAGCTTCCCCATATATCCTATCCCTTGTTACTCCTGGCTTATCTTCTGTAATGGCTATTCTTTTACCTACAATTCTATTAAATAGAGTAGATTTACCTACATTAGGTCTTCCAACAATACATACAACTGGTCTATCCATAACATCACCTCATTTTTTCTAATGTTAAAATTTCTAGTTTCCTAATCTATTATATATTATTTATTAGATTTTATCCTGTACAACTATATTAATATATTCAAAACTAAATTTCTAATTCTTTATTAATTTATTTTACCCGTATAGAAACAAAGCCTACAGTTTAAACTGTAGGCTGGTTTAGTCTATTCATATAGAGGATACTTTTCACAAAGGTCTTGAACTCGTTTTCTTAATTCATCCCTATCATTATTTTCATCCATTGCTAAATTCATTATTTCTGCAATTTCTTTCATATCTTCTTCTTTCATTCCTCTAGTAGTTACAGCTGGAGTACCGATTCTTAATCCACTTGTGACGAATGGACTTTCCGGATCATTAGGAATAGTATTTTTATTTGTTGTTATTCCTATTTCATCTAATAATTCCTCTGCCTTTTTACCAGTTAAGTTTTTATTTCCAACATCGATTAAAACAAGATGATTGTCTGTTCCTCCAGATACTAATCTAAAGCCTTTCTCTACCAAGGCGTCAGCTAAAGTAGCTGCATTTTTTACTACCTGTTTTTGGTAGTCTTTAAATTCATCTGTAAGTGCTTCCTTAAAGCTTACTGCCTTCGCTGCAATTACATGCATAAGCGGCCCGCCTTGAAGACCTGGGAATATTGCTTTATCTATTTTCTTAGCATATTCCTCTTTACATAGTATAGCTCCACCTCTTGGTCCCCTTAAAGTTTTATGTGTAGTAGTTGTAACGAAATCAGCATAAGGTACTGGGTTAGGATGTAAACCTACTGCAACTAATCCGGCAATATGAGCCATATCAACCATTAAATAAGCATTTACTTCATCAGCAATTTCTCTAAATTTCTTAAAATCAATAACTCTTGGATAGGCACTAGCACCTGCTACAATAAGTTTAGGTTGTTCTTTTTTTGCAATTTCTCTAACTTCATCATAATTTATTGTCTCTGTATCTTTGTCCACACCATAGGACACAAAATTATAATAGGTTCCAGAAATATTTACAGGACTTCCATGAGTCAAATGTCCACCTTCTGACAGATTCATTCCTAAAACTTTGTCGCCAGGCTCTAATATAGCAAAATAAACTCCTAAATTTGCATTTGCACCAGAATGAGGTTGAACGTTTGCATGGTCTGCACCAAATAATTTTTTAAGTCTATCTCTTGCTAAATCCTCTGCAATATCTACCTTTTCACAGCCACCATAATATCTTCTACCAGGATAACCTTCTGCATACTTATTTGTTAATTGACTACCCATAGCTTCCATAACTTGTGGAGTAACAAAGTTTTCAGAAGCAATCAGTTCAATATTATGTCTTTGTCTTTCAGTCTCCATTTCTATAACTTCCATTATTTCAGGATCATGTTCTTTTAAATTTGAAAAATCCATAATTTTCTTCTCCTTTCGTTTATATCTTCAATTTTTACAACAAACTAATTATATTAGAAAAATAACTGATATTGTATTATAATATAATTCAATTGACTAATGGTATACTAAATACTAATATCAGTATCACAACCATTATATAAACAAAACTATATATTTACAAGGTAGAAATTTAAATTTGAGGTGAAATAGACAATGGATAATACTAATAAGAAAAATGAAGAGGTTCGTAGACTTCTTATAATGGCAATATTAGCCGGAAGAATTATGTTAAAAAATGGTGCTGAAACCTACAGAGTAGAAGACACTATAATTAGATTATGTAAATCCAGATATAATATAAAATATGCAGAATCCTTTGTAACTTCAACAGGTATTTTTGTATCCATTGAATATAATGGTGAAGTAATATCCTATTTAAAAAGAATTAAAACAAGAACCATAGATTTAAATAAAATAGATATGGTCAATAGTTTTTCAAGGAGTTTTGTAGAAAGTAATATGTCTGTTGATGAAGGGATGAAGGAACTAAAAAAAATTAATAAGACTGAAAACTATAAATTTCA
This is a stretch of genomic DNA from Tissierellales bacterium. It encodes these proteins:
- the glyA gene encoding serine hydroxymethyltransferase, which gives rise to MDFSNLKEHDPEIMEVIEMETERQRHNIELIASENFVTPQVMEAMGSQLTNKYAEGYPGRRYYGGCEKVDIAEDLARDRLKKLFGADHANVQPHSGANANLGVYFAILEPGDKVLGMNLSEGGHLTHGSPVNISGTYYNFVSYGVDKDTETINYDEVREIAKKEQPKLIVAGASAYPRVIDFKKFREIADEVNAYLMVDMAHIAGLVAVGLHPNPVPYADFVTTTTHKTLRGPRGGAILCKEEYAKKIDKAIFPGLQGGPLMHVIAAKAVSFKEALTDEFKDYQKQVVKNAATLADALVEKGFRLVSGGTDNHLVLIDVGNKNLTGKKAEELLDEIGITTNKNTIPNDPESPFVTSGLRIGTPAVTTRGMKEEDMKEIAEIMNLAMDENNDRDELRKRVQDLCEKYPLYE